A genomic segment from Curtobacterium sp. MCSS17_007 encodes:
- a CDS encoding MurT ligase domain-containing protein, with the protein MRFLIPILVGRILRALARARGGGSAYPGYIVLKLVPDFLQHVTKQFPNGVVFVLGSNGKSTTTHMISDIVRAHGLRVFTNPSGANLPQGIASALLSEVSLTGKLKADIGILEVDEAFAVELAGILSPSTVTMLNVQVDQLYRFFETERVAAMMLDTAALSTANVITNRDDQFLDAYAARSGQRVLRFGASTEVVAAAPNGLQNADDFDRTAGDPNPAESEVVANTGDGATIRFEGTDIPVRLPARGLHYAVDAAAATATASAALGGQFRADAVTKAFGTMKPAYGRGERLPIAGESAEFTMFKNAASLQLNLDALPDHPEQVLMAIDEGTPDISWIYDIDFSKLDHVDVVSGDKAWQIAIALEHAGVRIGRVEPDVEAAIRHMEQLGSTTSGTKNFIVNYEIMMIARKALGHGDMEKTA; encoded by the coding sequence ATGCGCTTCCTCATCCCGATCCTGGTCGGGCGGATCCTCCGCGCCCTCGCCCGAGCGCGGGGCGGTGGGTCCGCCTACCCGGGCTACATCGTCCTCAAGCTCGTGCCGGACTTCCTGCAGCACGTGACGAAGCAGTTCCCGAACGGCGTCGTCTTCGTGCTCGGCTCGAACGGCAAGTCCACGACGACGCACATGATCTCCGACATCGTCCGGGCGCACGGGCTCCGCGTCTTCACGAACCCGTCCGGGGCGAACCTGCCCCAGGGCATCGCCTCGGCGCTGCTGTCCGAGGTGTCCCTGACGGGCAAGCTGAAGGCGGACATCGGCATCCTCGAGGTCGACGAGGCCTTCGCGGTCGAGCTCGCCGGCATCCTGTCGCCCTCCACGGTGACGATGCTCAACGTGCAGGTCGACCAGCTCTACCGGTTCTTCGAGACCGAGCGCGTCGCCGCGATGATGCTCGACACCGCGGCACTGTCGACGGCGAACGTGATCACGAACCGCGACGACCAGTTCCTCGACGCGTACGCAGCCCGCTCGGGGCAGCGCGTGCTCCGCTTCGGCGCGAGCACCGAGGTCGTCGCCGCGGCTCCGAACGGGTTGCAGAACGCCGACGACTTCGACCGGACTGCGGGCGACCCGAACCCGGCCGAGTCCGAGGTCGTCGCGAACACCGGTGACGGGGCGACGATCCGCTTCGAGGGCACGGACATCCCCGTCCGTCTGCCGGCGCGCGGTCTGCACTACGCGGTGGATGCAGCGGCTGCGACCGCGACCGCGAGTGCCGCCCTGGGTGGGCAGTTCCGCGCGGACGCCGTGACGAAGGCCTTCGGCACGATGAAGCCGGCGTACGGCCGCGGCGAGCGTCTGCCGATCGCCGGCGAGTCCGCCGAGTTCACGATGTTCAAGAACGCGGCGAGCCTCCAGCTCAACCTCGATGCCCTGCCGGACCACCCGGAACAGGTCCTCATGGCGATCGACGAGGGCACGCCGGACATCTCGTGGATCTACGACATCGACTTCTCGAAGCTCGACCACGTGGACGTCGTGTCCGGTGACAAGGCGTGGCAGATCGCGATCGCGCTCGAGCACGCCGGTGTCCGCATCGGACGGGTCGAGCCGGACGTCGAGGCCGCGATCCGGCACATGGAGCAGCTCGGCTCGACGACGTCGGGCACGAAGAACTTCATCGTCAACTACGAGATCATGATGATCGCCCGCAAGGCCCTCGGCCACGGCGACATGGAGAAGACCGCATGA
- a CDS encoding DNA topoisomerase IV subunit B encodes MSSDYSARHLSVLEGLEAVRKRPGMYIGSTDSRGLMHCLWEIIDNSVDEALAGHGDEIGVVLHEDGSVEVRDTARGIPVDVEPKTGLTGVEVVFTKLHAGGKFGSGSYAASGGLHGVGASVVNALSERLDVEVDRGGKTYAMSFHRGEPGTFAGAGPDAPFTPFTSGSELRVVGKVKKGVTGSRIRYWADRQIFTSDAKFSTSDLVSRARQTAFLVPGLGITITDARPSSIEAAAQRAEATGTTVASGPVVERFRYEGGISEFVEHLAVDTAVTDVWRIEGTGTFTETVPMLDDKGHMVSTSVERECQVDIALRWGSGYETVERSFVNIIATPKGGTHLTGFESGLVKAVRTQVEANARKLKVGQDKLEKDDVLAGLTAVLTVRLPEPQFEGQTKEVLGTPAVRKIVDQVVSKRLTEILTSTQRTEKAQAAMLLEKVVAEMKTRISARTHKETQRRKNALENSSLPTKLADCRKQDAEGTELFIVEGDSALGTAKLARNSEYQALLPIRGKILNVQKASVSDMLSNAECASIIQVIGAGSGRSFEIDQARYGKIIIMSDADVDGAHIRTLLLTLFFRYMRPMIEQGRVFAAVPPLHRVVVVNRGKPNDTLYTYSEAELQAVLKKLAKQGKKYQEPIQRYKGLGEMDADQLAETTMDRAHRTLRRVNVTDAESAAKVFELLMGNDVAPRKEFILAGEGLDRDRIDA; translated from the coding sequence GTGAGCTCCGACTACTCCGCGCGCCATCTCTCCGTCCTCGAAGGGCTCGAGGCGGTCCGGAAGCGACCGGGCATGTACATCGGCTCCACGGACTCCCGTGGCCTCATGCACTGCCTGTGGGAGATCATCGACAACTCCGTCGACGAAGCCCTTGCCGGGCACGGCGACGAGATCGGCGTCGTCCTGCACGAGGACGGCTCGGTCGAGGTCCGCGACACCGCGCGCGGCATCCCCGTCGACGTCGAACCGAAGACCGGGCTGACCGGGGTCGAGGTCGTCTTCACGAAGCTGCACGCCGGCGGCAAGTTCGGCTCGGGGTCCTACGCGGCGTCCGGTGGGCTGCACGGCGTCGGCGCCTCCGTCGTCAACGCGCTGTCCGAGCGTCTCGACGTCGAGGTCGACCGCGGCGGCAAGACGTACGCGATGTCCTTCCACCGTGGTGAGCCCGGCACCTTCGCCGGTGCGGGCCCGGACGCCCCCTTCACGCCCTTCACCTCGGGCAGCGAACTCCGGGTCGTCGGCAAGGTGAAGAAGGGCGTGACGGGTTCGCGGATCCGCTACTGGGCGGACCGCCAGATCTTCACCTCGGACGCGAAGTTCAGCACGAGCGACCTGGTCAGCCGGGCGCGACAGACGGCGTTCCTGGTGCCGGGTCTCGGCATCACGATCACGGACGCGCGCCCGTCGTCGATCGAGGCGGCAGCCCAGCGAGCCGAGGCGACGGGGACCACCGTCGCGAGCGGTCCCGTCGTGGAGCGCTTCCGCTACGAGGGCGGCATCAGCGAGTTCGTGGAGCACCTCGCGGTCGACACGGCCGTCACGGACGTCTGGCGGATCGAGGGAACGGGCACGTTCACCGAGACCGTGCCGATGCTCGACGACAAGGGGCACATGGTCTCGACCTCGGTCGAGCGCGAGTGCCAGGTCGACATCGCGCTCCGATGGGGCAGCGGGTACGAGACCGTCGAGCGCAGCTTCGTGAACATCATCGCGACGCCGAAGGGTGGCACGCACCTGACCGGCTTCGAGTCCGGGCTCGTCAAGGCCGTCCGCACCCAGGTCGAGGCGAACGCCCGGAAGCTGAAGGTCGGCCAGGACAAGCTGGAGAAGGACGACGTCCTCGCCGGTCTCACCGCCGTGCTCACCGTCCGGCTGCCCGAGCCGCAGTTCGAGGGCCAGACGAAGGAGGTCCTCGGTACGCCCGCGGTCCGGAAGATCGTCGACCAGGTGGTGTCGAAGCGCCTCACCGAGATCCTCACCTCGACACAGCGCACGGAGAAGGCGCAGGCGGCGATGCTGCTCGAGAAGGTCGTCGCCGAGATGAAGACGCGCATCTCCGCGCGCACACACAAGGAGACCCAGCGCCGCAAGAACGCGCTCGAGAACTCCTCGCTGCCGACGAAGCTCGCCGACTGCCGCAAGCAGGACGCCGAGGGCACCGAGCTCTTCATCGTCGAGGGCGACTCCGCGCTGGGCACGGCCAAGCTCGCCCGCAACAGCGAGTACCAGGCGCTCCTGCCGATCCGCGGCAAGATCCTCAACGTGCAGAAGGCGTCGGTGTCGGACATGCTGTCCAACGCGGAGTGCGCCTCGATCATCCAGGTGATCGGTGCCGGCTCCGGCCGCTCGTTCGAGATCGACCAGGCACGCTACGGCAAGATCATCATCATGTCGGACGCCGACGTCGACGGCGCACACATCCGCACCCTGCTGCTGACGCTGTTCTTCCGGTACATGCGGCCGATGATCGAGCAGGGCAGGGTGTTCGCAGCCGTGCCGCCGCTGCACCGCGTCGTCGTGGTGAACCGCGGCAAGCCGAACGACACGCTCTACACCTACTCCGAGGCCGAACTGCAGGCGGTGCTGAAGAAGCTCGCGAAGCAGGGCAAGAAGTACCAGGAGCCGATCCAGCGGTACAAGGGCCTGGGGGAGATGGACGCCGACCAGCTCGCCGAGACCACGATGGACCGGGCGCACCGCACGCTCCGTCGGGTGAACGTGACCGATGCCGAGAGCGCCGCGAAGGTGTTCGAGCTGCTCATGGGCAACGACGTCGCGCCGCGCAAGGAGTTCATCCTGGCGGGCGAGGGGCTCGACCGCGACCGCATCGACGCGTAG
- a CDS encoding DNA topoisomerase (ATP-hydrolyzing) translates to MARTEAVGLPDGERIEDVDVSEEMQGSFLEYAYSVIYSRALPDARDGLKPVQRRILYQMAEMGLRPDRGHVKSARVTGEVMGKLHPHGDGAIYDALVRMAQPFTMRVPLVDGHGNFGSLDDGPAAARYTEARLAEPSMAMTEGLNEDVVDFVPNYDNQIMQPGVLPAAFPNLLVNGASGIAVGMATNMAPHNLGEVIEAAKHLLLNPTATLEELMEFVPGPDLPSGGTIVGLSGVRDAYATGRGSFRTRAKVSVENLTPRKVGLVVTELPYLVGPERVIEKIKDGVQSKKLVGISDVNDLTDRNHGLRLVIGIKSGFNPTAVLEQLYKHTPLEDGFGINNVALVNGSPRTLGLRELLDVYVQHRLDVVTRRSQYRLARRKERLHLVEGLLIAILDIDEVIEVIRSSDDSETARTRLQDVFDLSEVQAEYILELRLRRLTKFSRLELESERDQLLADIAALEELLASDARLRAQVAQELTEVSDRFATPRRTLLTEADAPVRGGRKAAVDPESLQIADAPCRVLLSTTGRLVRVDIPDTDLGIVRVPKRSKHDAVRSTVVSTVRGQIGALTSTGRVLRFSPVDVPAVPPASVRLDAGVRVSEYLGIARTESVVALVDLSPNAADSLAIGTAQGTVKRVTTGAWPDKDEFVAIGLKPKDTVVGAAQAPETDDLVFITSNAQLLRFPASGVRPQGLPAGGVAGVSLSSGATVIWFGSVARSDDAVVATVSTSSGALPGTDAGRAKVSALSEFPAKGRATQGVRAHAFLKGEDGLTVAWAGIAPPHAVGTDGAARTLPDWLSKRDGSGAPLEAVIVSIGGSAAALDGTAGEA, encoded by the coding sequence ATGGCACGCACGGAAGCAGTCGGCCTGCCCGACGGTGAGCGCATCGAGGACGTCGACGTCTCCGAGGAGATGCAGGGCTCGTTCCTCGAGTACGCCTACTCCGTCATCTACTCGCGGGCCCTGCCGGACGCGCGCGACGGCCTCAAGCCCGTGCAGCGACGCATCCTGTACCAGATGGCCGAGATGGGGCTCCGGCCGGACCGCGGGCACGTGAAGAGCGCCCGCGTCACGGGCGAGGTCATGGGCAAGCTGCACCCGCACGGCGACGGGGCCATCTACGACGCGCTCGTGCGCATGGCACAGCCGTTCACGATGCGCGTGCCACTGGTCGACGGCCACGGGAACTTCGGCTCGCTCGACGACGGTCCCGCGGCCGCCCGGTACACCGAGGCCCGGCTCGCTGAGCCCTCGATGGCGATGACCGAGGGCTTGAACGAGGACGTCGTCGACTTCGTCCCGAACTACGACAACCAGATCATGCAGCCGGGCGTGCTGCCGGCGGCGTTCCCGAACCTGCTCGTCAACGGCGCCTCCGGCATCGCGGTCGGCATGGCGACGAACATGGCGCCGCACAACCTCGGCGAGGTGATCGAGGCAGCGAAGCACCTGCTCCTGAACCCGACGGCGACGCTCGAGGAACTCATGGAGTTCGTGCCGGGCCCGGACCTGCCGTCGGGTGGCACGATCGTCGGACTCTCCGGGGTGCGCGACGCCTACGCCACCGGACGCGGCTCGTTCCGCACGCGGGCGAAGGTGAGCGTCGAGAACCTCACGCCGCGCAAGGTGGGTCTGGTCGTCACCGAGCTGCCGTACCTGGTCGGACCCGAGCGCGTGATCGAGAAGATCAAGGACGGCGTCCAGTCCAAGAAGCTCGTCGGCATCTCCGACGTCAACGACCTGACCGACCGGAACCACGGGCTGCGGCTCGTGATCGGCATCAAGTCCGGCTTCAACCCGACCGCCGTGCTCGAACAGCTCTACAAGCACACCCCGCTCGAGGACGGCTTCGGCATCAACAACGTCGCCCTCGTGAACGGGTCGCCGCGGACGCTCGGCCTCCGCGAACTGCTCGACGTGTACGTGCAGCACCGGCTCGACGTCGTCACCCGACGCTCCCAGTACCGGCTCGCCCGACGCAAGGAACGGCTGCACCTGGTCGAGGGCCTGCTCATCGCGATCCTCGACATCGACGAGGTCATCGAGGTCATCCGCTCCTCGGACGACTCGGAGACCGCTCGCACGCGTCTGCAGGACGTGTTCGACCTGTCCGAGGTGCAGGCCGAGTACATCCTCGAGCTGCGACTGCGCCGCCTGACGAAGTTCTCGCGCCTGGAGCTCGAGAGCGAGCGCGACCAGCTCCTCGCCGACATCGCCGCACTCGAGGAACTCCTGGCGTCGGACGCGCGACTCCGCGCCCAGGTCGCCCAGGAGCTCACCGAGGTGTCGGACCGGTTCGCCACCCCCCGCCGCACGCTGCTCACCGAGGCCGACGCCCCCGTGCGCGGTGGCCGGAAGGCCGCGGTCGACCCCGAGTCGCTGCAGATCGCGGACGCGCCGTGCCGCGTGCTGCTCTCCACCACCGGGCGGCTCGTCCGGGTCGACATCCCCGACACCGACCTCGGGATCGTGCGGGTACCGAAGCGATCGAAGCACGACGCGGTCCGGTCGACCGTGGTGTCGACGGTGCGCGGTCAGATCGGCGCGCTCACGTCGACCGGTCGTGTGCTGCGGTTCTCCCCCGTGGACGTCCCCGCCGTCCCCCCGGCATCGGTCCGGCTCGACGCCGGCGTCCGCGTGTCCGAGTACCTCGGCATCGCGCGGACCGAGAGCGTCGTGGCCCTCGTCGACCTGTCGCCGAACGCAGCCGACTCGCTGGCGATCGGTACCGCACAGGGCACCGTGAAGCGTGTGACCACCGGGGCGTGGCCCGACAAGGACGAGTTCGTCGCGATCGGGCTCAAGCCGAAGGACACCGTCGTCGGTGCCGCCCAGGCGCCCGAGACGGACGACCTGGTGTTCATCACCTCCAACGCGCAGCTGCTGCGGTTCCCGGCGTCGGGCGTGCGCCCGCAGGGGCTGCCCGCCGGCGGTGTCGCGGGCGTCTCGCTGTCGTCGGGCGCGACCGTGATCTGGTTCGGGTCGGTCGCGCGGTCGGACGACGCCGTCGTGGCCACCGTCTCGACGTCGTCGGGTGCGCTGCCCGGGACGGACGCCGGTCGGGCGAAGGTGTCCGCACTCTCGGAGTTCCCGGCGAAGGGCCGGGCGACCCAGGGTGTGCGGGCGCACGCGTTCCTGAAGGGGGAGGACGGCCTCACCGTGGCGTGGGCGGGCATCGCTCCCCCGCACGCCGTCGGCACGGACGGCGCGGCGCGCACGCTGCCGGACTGGCTGTCGAAGCGCGACGGATCCGGTGCGCCGCTCGAGGCCGTGATCGTCTCGATCGGCGGCAGCGCTGCGGCCCTGGACGGGACCGCCGGCGAGGCGTAG
- a CDS encoding alkaline phosphatase family protein: MPPSVPSAPDATANLADVLPSCLVALGAADATWLRATGREARIALRPARSVVVVLVDGLGSSALSARAGHARWLTAAKGGGTLKRLRSGFPTTTAAALATLTTGRSPGTHGVVGYSGWEPDGERVVNLLSGWDSEVPAGWLLASTVFSEAAGLGVDPVVVGPARYASSGMTANVLGGARYEAADSIPERVDAALATTAAGRSLVYLYVPELDSIGHKHGWESDRWTAALELLDGELARLADRGAGDVGILVTADHGVLDVPAEANIAMDPGLLVDVVGIAGDPRCRQLAVRPGTDVPALVEAWRSRYGKRAYVASRAEAVAAGWFGAVDERVLPRIGDVVVVARGSWAFNDDRDLDPRREPKRMIGQHGAMTDDEVFVPLRLAGAFAG; encoded by the coding sequence GTGCCCCCCAGCGTACCGAGCGCCCCCGACGCCACCGCGAACCTCGCCGACGTGCTGCCCAGTTGCCTCGTCGCGCTCGGTGCCGCCGACGCCACGTGGCTGCGCGCCACCGGCCGGGAGGCACGGATCGCCCTCCGTCCCGCCCGCTCGGTGGTCGTCGTGCTGGTCGACGGTCTCGGCTCGTCCGCGCTCTCCGCCCGTGCCGGGCACGCGCGCTGGCTGACCGCCGCCAAGGGCGGCGGCACGCTGAAGCGGCTGCGGAGCGGCTTCCCCACGACGACGGCCGCCGCGCTGGCCACCCTGACGACCGGCAGGTCCCCGGGCACGCACGGCGTGGTCGGGTACAGCGGGTGGGAGCCCGACGGCGAGCGGGTCGTCAACCTGCTGAGCGGCTGGGACAGCGAGGTTCCCGCAGGCTGGTTGCTCGCGAGCACCGTCTTCTCCGAGGCGGCCGGACTCGGGGTCGACCCCGTCGTGGTCGGGCCCGCACGGTACGCATCCTCGGGGATGACCGCGAACGTGCTCGGCGGGGCGCGGTACGAGGCCGCCGACAGCATCCCCGAGCGGGTCGACGCCGCGTTGGCAACGACCGCAGCGGGCCGCTCGCTCGTCTACCTCTACGTCCCGGAGCTCGACTCGATCGGGCACAAGCACGGATGGGAGTCCGACCGGTGGACCGCGGCACTCGAGCTGCTCGACGGGGAGCTCGCACGGCTCGCGGACCGGGGCGCCGGTGACGTGGGCATCCTCGTCACCGCCGACCACGGCGTGCTCGACGTGCCCGCCGAGGCGAACATCGCGATGGACCCCGGGCTGCTCGTCGACGTCGTCGGGATCGCCGGCGACCCGCGCTGCCGCCAGCTCGCGGTCCGTCCGGGGACGGACGTGCCCGCGCTGGTCGAGGCCTGGCGCTCCCGCTACGGCAAGCGGGCGTACGTGGCGAGCCGTGCGGAGGCCGTCGCCGCCGGGTGGTTCGGCGCCGTCGACGAGCGGGTGCTGCCACGCATCGGCGACGTGGTCGTGGTGGCTCGGGGGTCGTGGGCCTTCAACGACGACCGCGACCTGGACCCCCGCAGGGAACCGAAGCGGATGATCGGGCAGCACGGCGCCATGACGGACGACGAGGTCTTCGTGCCCCTGCGGCTGGCGGGCGCCTTCGCGGGCTGA
- the sepH gene encoding septation protein SepH: MRVIGVESGALVLATDGGTEFRLPVTASLSSQVRQANPDAGPQKRVSPKDVQARIRGGADAADVAAALDVDVEYVRRFEGPVLAERAFILDAARRVPVTPTDAEAPDTFGAAIEAKLESGEATSVQWASWKNVEQGWQVRVRYTASEVEHDAQWLFDPKTSTLTPDNGDAHRLSHTDDEGIAPRLRAVENDHHDTDGTRFDSGAFRVEQPVEEATEPEVQERPLRAPLPRIGAAPVEERSPGNETADLLEALRRRRGEREAASFTEQQDEPRGTSISVVDVPLQGYETSSASAPERDDRPASAPESDGRSERKKRNRRSMPSWDEIVFGTRPEDPA, from the coding sequence GTGAGAGTCATCGGAGTCGAGTCCGGGGCACTCGTGCTCGCGACCGACGGCGGCACCGAGTTCCGGTTGCCCGTCACCGCGTCGCTGTCGAGCCAGGTCCGCCAGGCCAACCCCGACGCCGGCCCGCAGAAGCGCGTGTCGCCGAAGGACGTCCAGGCCCGCATCCGCGGCGGGGCCGACGCAGCCGACGTGGCCGCCGCGCTCGACGTCGACGTCGAGTACGTCCGACGCTTCGAGGGTCCGGTGCTCGCCGAGCGCGCCTTCATCCTCGACGCCGCCCGTCGCGTCCCGGTCACGCCGACCGATGCCGAGGCTCCCGACACCTTCGGTGCGGCCATCGAGGCGAAGCTCGAGTCCGGCGAGGCCACCTCGGTCCAGTGGGCCTCGTGGAAGAACGTCGAGCAGGGCTGGCAGGTGCGCGTCCGCTACACCGCCTCGGAGGTCGAGCACGACGCCCAGTGGCTGTTCGACCCGAAGACCTCGACGCTCACGCCGGACAACGGTGACGCGCACCGGCTCTCGCACACCGACGACGAGGGCATCGCCCCGCGCCTCCGCGCCGTCGAGAACGACCACCACGACACCGACGGCACGCGGTTCGACTCGGGCGCGTTCCGCGTCGAGCAGCCCGTCGAGGAGGCGACGGAGCCCGAGGTCCAGGAGCGCCCGCTCCGCGCCCCGCTCCCGCGCATCGGCGCCGCCCCGGTCGAGGAGCGGTCGCCCGGCAACGAGACCGCCGACCTGCTCGAGGCGCTCCGCCGCCGCCGTGGTGAGCGCGAGGCCGCCTCGTTCACCGAGCAGCAGGACGAGCCCCGCGGCACCTCGATCAGCGTCGTGGACGTCCCGCTGCAAGGGTACGAGACCTCGTCGGCCTCGGCGCCGGAGCGCGACGACCGTCCGGCCTCGGCACCCGAGTCCGACGGCCGCTCGGAGCGGAAGAAGCGCAACCGCCGGTCCATGCCGAGCTGGGACGAGATCGTCTTCGGCACCCGCCCGGAGGACCCCGCCTGA
- a CDS encoding DUF4193 domain-containing protein codes for MATDYDAPRKTDDSSDSESIEALKERVPDKMSGVVDDDSDNPGSFELAGQDLSDVDLDVVVLPPQVDEFTCVECFLVKHRSQLDHESKLGPVCAECAAL; via the coding sequence ATGGCCACCGATTACGACGCCCCCAGGAAGACCGACGACTCCTCTGACTCGGAGTCGATCGAGGCCCTCAAGGAGCGCGTGCCCGACAAGATGTCGGGGGTCGTCGACGATGATTCGGACAACCCCGGCAGCTTCGAGCTCGCCGGACAGGACCTCAGCGACGTCGACCTCGACGTCGTCGTGCTGCCGCCGCAGGTCGACGAGTTCACCTGCGTCGAGTGCTTCCTCGTGAAGCACCGCTCGCAGCTCGACCACGAGTCGAAGCTCGGCCCCGTGTGCGCGGAGTGCGCCGCGCTCTGA
- a CDS encoding DUF3093 domain-containing protein — MTVYRERLWAPPALYLATALVIPASLLVFLPISVLAGVLVAVGMYLGVLVLLWALAPTIEVTDTEFRAGRAHLPRALVGEATAYQGAEATTQRGPALDARAWTLFRGYVRGVVRVEVADPADPTPYWLVSARDPQAVVDALRS, encoded by the coding sequence GTGACCGTGTACCGCGAACGTCTCTGGGCCCCGCCCGCCCTCTACCTGGCGACGGCCCTCGTCATCCCCGCCAGCCTGCTGGTGTTCCTGCCGATCAGCGTGCTGGCCGGCGTGCTCGTCGCCGTCGGCATGTACCTCGGGGTGCTCGTGCTGCTCTGGGCCCTCGCGCCGACGATCGAGGTCACCGACACCGAGTTCCGCGCCGGCAGGGCGCACCTGCCCCGGGCGCTCGTCGGCGAGGCCACCGCGTACCAGGGTGCCGAGGCGACGACGCAGCGCGGGCCGGCGCTCGACGCCCGCGCCTGGACGCTGTTCCGCGGGTACGTGCGGGGCGTCGTGCGCGTCGAGGTCGCGGACCCGGCGGACCCGACGCCCTACTGGCTGGTCAGCGCACGGGACCCCCAGGCCGTCGTGGACGCGCTGCGCTCCTGA
- the dut gene encoding dUTP diphosphatase: MTEPVDVLWTGENAPVHAHPGDAGADLVSTEAFVLQPGERRLVGTGLRIALPEGYVAFVVPRSGLAAKHGITIVNAPGTVDSGYRGEVKVALLNTDASEPYEVHVGDRIAQVIVMPVPRVSYTRVDSLPESVRGAGGFGSSGYGDRSALRGAADDFQEGRNA, encoded by the coding sequence GTGACCGAACCAGTCGACGTGCTCTGGACCGGGGAGAACGCTCCCGTCCACGCCCACCCCGGAGACGCCGGTGCCGACCTCGTCTCGACGGAGGCCTTCGTGCTGCAGCCCGGGGAGCGCCGGCTCGTCGGCACCGGACTGCGGATCGCCCTGCCCGAGGGGTACGTGGCGTTCGTGGTGCCGCGGAGCGGCCTCGCCGCGAAGCACGGCATCACCATCGTGAACGCGCCGGGCACCGTCGACTCCGGCTACCGCGGCGAGGTGAAGGTCGCCCTGCTCAACACCGACGCGTCCGAGCCGTACGAGGTGCACGTGGGCGACCGCATCGCGCAGGTGATCGTCATGCCGGTGCCCCGCGTGTCGTACACCCGCGTGGACTCCCTGCCGGAGAGCGTCCGTGGTGCGGGCGGGTTCGGCTCCTCGGGCTACGGTGACCGCAGCGCCCTCCGCGGCGCTGCCGACGACTTCCAGGAAGGACGGAACGCATGA
- a CDS encoding DUF3710 domain-containing protein, whose translation MKFGRRKRDEVEVAAAVADDAVVADTTPEVDIATDADADLDEVDAVAPTDKSAPADRAENGPHDETEANLVRPYVDLGGVKVLPREGLHLRLEVEEGSQRVVAVGLDYDESTLQVQPFAAPRSTGLWHEIRSQIADQIERQGGRVEEVDGPFGPELRALVPVVTDGSGATDGARAARFIGVDGPRWFLRGVIAGKAAEQPDDAAEIEELFRSVVVVRGTTPMPPRDLIPLHMPKSTQTAV comes from the coding sequence ATGAAGTTCGGTCGACGCAAGCGTGACGAGGTCGAGGTGGCGGCTGCCGTCGCCGACGACGCCGTGGTCGCGGACACGACGCCGGAGGTCGACATCGCGACCGATGCCGACGCGGACCTCGACGAGGTGGACGCGGTCGCGCCCACGGACAAGTCGGCGCCCGCCGACCGTGCCGAGAACGGCCCGCACGACGAGACCGAGGCGAACCTGGTGCGACCGTACGTCGACCTCGGCGGCGTGAAGGTCCTCCCGCGCGAGGGCCTGCACCTGCGGCTCGAGGTGGAGGAGGGTTCGCAGCGCGTCGTCGCCGTCGGGCTCGACTACGACGAGTCGACGCTCCAGGTCCAGCCGTTCGCAGCACCGCGGTCCACGGGTCTCTGGCACGAGATCCGTTCGCAGATCGCGGACCAGATCGAGCGTCAGGGCGGTCGCGTCGAGGAGGTCGACGGCCCCTTCGGTCCGGAGCTCCGCGCCCTGGTGCCGGTCGTCACCGACGGCTCCGGCGCCACCGACGGCGCCCGCGCCGCGCGCTTCATCGGCGTCGACGGCCCGCGCTGGTTCCTGCGCGGCGTGATCGCCGGCAAGGCGGCCGAGCAGCCGGACGACGCCGCCGAGATCGAGGAGCTCTTCCGCAGCGTCGTGGTCGTGCGCGGCACCACGCCGATGCCGCCGCGCGACCTCATCCCGCTGCACATGCCGAAGTCGACGCAGACCGCCGTCTGA
- a CDS encoding DUF3159 domain-containing protein — MPDHDDTPRHADPHDEPAVPGDRVPPRPPATARPDDAVPSFSAQFRAAVQNAGIARVAPGEAPSGRALLGAVGGVRGLAESVLPGFAFLVVYAITKELVPSVVIPVLVGLVFVVVRLVQRQSLVMSFAGIAGVVVSAALALFTGRAETNFIPGIVINSVWLVGLLVTLAIRWPLIGVVVGFLLPPNEDGSHVDWRADPAKRRVLTVATWIWVGLFALRLAVEVPLYLTAQIELLAAVKLVLGVPLYAAVLWVTWLLVRTVFVRRGDTAAV; from the coding sequence GTGCCGGACCACGACGACACCCCGCGGCACGCAGACCCGCACGACGAGCCCGCGGTGCCGGGTGACCGGGTGCCCCCGCGTCCGCCGGCCACGGCGCGTCCGGACGACGCCGTACCGTCGTTCTCCGCGCAGTTCCGCGCCGCCGTGCAGAACGCGGGCATCGCGCGGGTCGCGCCCGGAGAGGCGCCTTCGGGACGCGCCCTGCTCGGAGCGGTGGGCGGCGTGCGCGGGCTCGCCGAGTCGGTGCTCCCCGGGTTCGCGTTCCTGGTCGTCTACGCGATCACGAAGGAGCTCGTCCCGAGCGTCGTGATCCCGGTGCTCGTCGGACTCGTGTTCGTGGTCGTCCGTCTGGTGCAGCGGCAGTCGCTCGTGATGTCCTTCGCGGGCATCGCCGGGGTGGTCGTCTCCGCGGCGCTCGCGCTGTTCACCGGCCGTGCCGAGACGAACTTCATCCCCGGCATCGTCATCAACTCCGTGTGGCTCGTCGGGCTGCTCGTCACCCTGGCGATCCGATGGCCGCTCATCGGCGTCGTGGTCGGCTTCCTGCTGCCGCCGAACGAGGACGGCTCGCACGTCGACTGGCGCGCGGACCCCGCGAAGCGCCGCGTGCTCACGGTGGCCACGTGGATCTGGGTCGGACTCTTCGCACTCCGGCTCGCCGTCGAGGTGCCGCTGTACCTGACCGCGCAGATCGAGCTCCTCGCCGCCGTGAAGCTCGTGCTCGGCGTCCCGCTCTACGCGGCCGTGCTCTGGGTCACGTGGCTGCTCGTTCGCACGGTGTTCGTGCGCCGGGGGGACACCGCCGCGGTGTAG